DNA from Onychomys torridus chromosome 1, mOncTor1.1, whole genome shotgun sequence:
ctaaactAAGTGGCCTCCTGGCCCTTGCAGGCAACGACGTCGATTTGGACAACACAGGCCGCCGCAAACAAAGATCTAACGAAAGTCTTCTGATCACCGTGCTGTGGCGCAGGCTATCCATGTTCAGCCGTCGGGGGTCATCACGGTCAAGCAAGAGGCTCTCAGACCAGACTCAAAAGCAGGACAGTCAGATCCAGGAGCGCAAACGTGAGGGAAGCCACAAGGAACCAGAAAAGGGCTGACTCCAGCCCTGTGCTCGTCCTCCCCAGCATCCagagaataaaattaatattgtggATCTGCCAAAAACACTCATCGCCCTGCTTCCAGTTAGTTCTGTAAGCTCAGGGACCGCCACAGGCTCTTGAAGGCTCCTCTGCCCAACCCCTTGGGATCTGTTTCGGCTCCTCGGGGGCGGGGCCACGGCGGCATCCTAACCAATAGGAAGGCGGAATCGAGCTTGACGGGACAGGGGTGTGTTCTTCCTGTGtctgggctttttaaaaaaaaaaaaaagaggaaaaatgggCGTGGCGCGGCAACACGTCACGGGGGTGGGATTGCGTGTGGTGACGTGGCGGCTCCTGCTCTTTGGTCCGATTTCGGCGGCTTACAAGTCCGGCGTGGAGCGGGCGACGGCCTGGGGAGagtggcagtggcggcggcggtAGGCAGCAGGGGAGGTAGGGCTTCGCTCGAGTAGGGGTCCGGTCTCTGTCGGCCGTCCCTGCTCCGGGGTAGCGGCTtggcggtgggggagggggggaagcgAGCCAGGGGCAAGTCCTGCTGGCGGCTCCGCGTAAGCCAATGCCTCGCTGGCCAATCAGGAAAGGCCTTGTTGAGAGAGACGTCGGCCCTGTCCAATTAGTGGCGGCAGTCTTCCAACAGGCGGAACTTTGATGGAGGTGGGACTTCCTGTTTCAAATAAACACTTAAGGTTTTCCCCCCTCCGCCCACCGAAGTGTGTCCACCTTGGAGGTCGGTTGCCGTTCCTCGGTGAGAGGGTGAAGGAAATCGCGTACACCAGAGGACACGATTAGGATCTGGGCCAACTGCAGAGGTCCGGCTGGAGGCTCAGGGCCGCAGGACCAGGCTCTGGCTGTTTTCTCGACTTTAGGGCCCCCGACCAGTTCTTGGGCCATCAGAGCCAAGTTGGAAGGAGAATCTGAGGAAGCTTCGCCTTGGGCCTGGAGGAAGCTGACCCTTCTCGCCGTGGCCGGGCTGCAGGATCTACGGGTGGCCTTGGGCTcgaaagtctgtcagatacggGAACGAGCTTGAGGAGTTGCTAGTTGAGGGGAGAGTTTGGGAAAAGAGGTTGTCTGGAGGATGACATTCTCCTCTCCACAGCAGTCCGAGGTTATGCGACTCGATGATCCCGCGGAAACGCTACGGATCTAAGAACACGGATCAGGGTGTCTACCTGGGTCTCTCAAAGACACAGGTTCTGTCCCCTGAAACTGCTTTCAGGAGCAGCAGCGACATCGCTCCTTCGCCCACCCCTGTGGCCCTGGTCCCTTCCCCTCCCGACACCATGTCCTGCCGGGATCGGACCCAGGAATTCCTGTCTGCCTGTAAGTCGCTGCAGAGCCGTCAGGTAAGAACCTGGAGTGGAAAGGCAGGTGTGAGCCCAGTTGATGCTTAAGTTTTGTCTGCTGGTTTACAACTCTTAGATCATCGAGTCTTGTCAGTAGGAGTGGAGGAATTGTCTTCAGTAGAGATTAAGGATAGTTTAAGTAACTTGTCCTAAATACCACAAACGATGAGTCAAGATTTAAACctacatctgttttttttttttttttcttagctataAACCACTGATAAACTTAGACTGTCTGGTGCCAGCGGCACTATAGAGTGTTTAGTGGGTATGTGAGGGAGCAGTGAGAAGATGAACATGAATGTGAAGGAAACTAGTCACTTTCTGCCATTACCTTCCAGAATGGAatccaaacaaataaaccagCTCTACGTGCTGCCCGACAACGCAGTGAATTTACCCTTATGGCCAAGTGAGTTAAGAGAGGCTTTGTGGTGGGGTGATATAATGGCTAAGAAGTTGGTTTGTCTGTGTTGTGTTGGAGCTTATGGGAATAGCCTGTTTCCTGCCCGTTACCACAACCTTCTCACTGATGATCATTTGCAGGCGCATTGGGAAAGATCTCAGCAATACATTTGCCAAGCTGGAGAAGCTAACAATCTGTGAGTGTTCGGTAGATCTTTCCTAGGTGGGACAGTGAACCATAGTTGTAGGAAGTGAGGTTCATGgaggttttatttttcctatgatgCTGGGGATTttaaaccagggctttgtgccttGAAGCAAGTGCCTCTACCACGGGACTGCATCCCTGGTTCTTGAGCCTTGTGATTGCCCTCGCCTGCTGTCACACCTCATCTGTCTCTGCAGTGGCAAAGCGCAAGTCTCTCTTTGATGATAAAGCAGTCGAGATTGAGGAGCTGACATACATCATCAAACAGGTGAGCTGCTAGCCATCAGGAGAGCCCAGCATTCTAACTAGATTACTTCCATCATTTCCCATTGCCATGAATCCCCAGGGTAAGTATTTAGACCCATGTCCAAACACCCTGCTCCTCCACAGAGTCAGTAAACACTTAGAATCATCTAGTATTTATAAAGCACTGTTCTAGATGCTGATGGAACAAATGTGAAGCAAGATGATTGTCTTCAAGGGCTCATTGTCCTTAAGAATTACTCAGCATCAAGAGCCTAGGCTTAAAATGAATAGGTGATAGTATAGAAAAGGTTTAGACAAAGATGGCTGAAACAGTGTGCTGGGAAAGATTGACAAGAGGGTATAGAGTCTGAGCTAGATTCAGAGCTTATAGAGAGGTAGTAGAAAGACTTACCCCAGTCTGAGGAGTTTATATGCAAAGATGTTGATTAGAAAATGGAGGTCAGCTGGAGGACggtgctggcgcacacctttattcccagcactcaggaggcagaggcaggtggatctctgagttcgaagccagcctggtctatctataTAGTGAGCTTTAGGACAGCTAGAGTTATACGGaaagaccttgtcaaaaaaagaaaaaagttcatttTCTAGAATTACCttaagtttattttcttcattcctcCATCCTTTGTACTTTtccaaaagagaagaagaaaaagatgagggGAGGAAAGATTTGCAGGTCCACTAGTAGATTTGCAGGTCCACTAGTAGATTTGCAGGTCCACTAGTAGATTTGCAGGTCCACTAGTAGATTTGCAGGTCCACTAGTAGATTTGCAGGTCCACTAGTAGATTTGCAGGCCCCACTAGTAGATTTGCAGGTCCACTAGTAGATTTGCAGGTCCACTAGTAGATTTGCAGGTCCACTAGTAGATTTGCAGGTCCACTAGTAGATTTGCAGGCCCCACTAGTAGATTTGCAGGCCCACTAGTAGATTTGCAGGCCCCACTAGTAGATTTGCAGGTCCACTAGTAGATTTGCAGGCCCCACTAGTAGATTTGCAGGTCCACTAGTAGATTTGCAGGTCCACTAGTAGATTTGCAGGCCCCACTAGTAGATTTGCAGGCCCCCACTAGTAGATTTGCAGGTCCACTAGTAGATTTGCAGGCCCCACTAGTAGATTTGCAGGTCCACTAGTAGATTTGCAGGTCCACTAGTAGATTTGCAGGCCCCCACTAGTAGGTCCCTGTTTTGGTTTCAAGACTGTCTAGATACAGAGCCCAGgctggtatttttgtttgttttaagacaaacTCTCTGTaaatccctggctgtcctggaaattgctttgtagactaggttagTCTCAAACttagaggtctgcctgtctctgcctactgattgctgcaattaaaggcatatgaTACCATGCGTGGCAAAAGGCTGGTGTTtaatttgtgattctcctgcctcagccttcaagcACAGGGATTATaccatgtatcaccatgcctgcccaggatttttctttctgctttttcacAAGTATATTACAAGTGCTTATAATAGCATCTGGCCTGACTGTTGGTTTCCTAAATTAGTGACTGGCAAGAAGATGGTTGTTCGACTGAGTGGCTAGTTGTAAAGAGTGTTGTGGACCTTGATAACAAGTGTAGAGTCGTGTCTGGGCAATACGTAGAGTCTGATCTGGAACATGGTTGGGGTGGCACAGAGGCTACGGAGGTAGCTGGTACAGCTGTATTGTACAAATGTGGTGGCAGAGGTCAAAGAGCAGATCCATTTAAGGGGTGCTATGCTGGTAGGAGAATGTTGGGTGCTATTGGGGTTATTAGCCAATTAAGAACTATCCCGCTGGATTCTGAAAAACCTGAAGTTGTTTTGTCGCCCACTTAGGTTGTGACCTTGTGTGAGGGAGCTTCTAACTTCTGAGTTGCCATTGTCTTatcaggaaggcagaggtaaTAAAAGTACCTGCTccacagatatttttttttttaagatttatttatttattatgtacacagaagaaggcaccagatctcattacagatggttgtgagccatcatgtggttgctgggaattgaactcaggacctctggaagagcagtcagtgatcttaacctttgagccatctctccagccccacagattTTGTGAGGAGCATTTGTTagcttttcttgttgtttgtttgttttagtttttggtttttcaagacgggatttctctgtgtagccctggctattctggaactgtctgtagaccaggctggcctccaactcagagatcccccctgcctctgcctccaggggtaggattaaaggtgggactaaaggcatgcgccccatttgtttgcttttgtcaaCCACTGGCACTGAGTTTCAGGACTGAGATGAGTTTGGATTGGTTGATCTAAGCTGTTCTGGCTGAAGAAGTGATATTTGAACTGTGTCTGAATAGGGAGGAAAAGCAGTTCATCCGATGATCTGGTGGGAGTTCATTCCAGAAAGTAGGAATGCAGTGTAGAAAATGGACATAGCAAAAGGAATGTCTCAAATGTGGGTATGGTACACCGGCTGGAGAGCACAGGGGCAGGGTACACTTAGAAGTAGGCAGTGGCAGACAGAGGGCCTTGTAAAGCAGCTGAAGCATTGAGGGTGCATTCTAAATTTAGTGATGAGAGATAACCCCCTGCATTTGGTTTTGAATATCACACTGACCACGGTTTAGGCAGCAGAGCATAGGACGGCAGACTAGAAAGAAGGCAGTCATTTCAGAGGCTCTTGGAGGTTTTTTGAGTAGAGAAGATGGTTAGGGTATATGAGGTAGAAAAGGATATAATGTGGGTAGATTTAGAATATatactggaaaacaaaaacaaaacaaaaagtttataTTGCAACCAGTTGGGTTCTTTGTCGGCTATTGATGGTTCAATAGGTTTgaggaaaagggaaatagaagggttttttgtttttgttgtttaattttgttatttttttgagacagggtttcactatgtagaccatactggccttgaactcatagaactgcctgcttctacctcccaggtgttgggattaaaggcatgtaccactagcctgcttaaaaacattttttgaaaacgtatgtatatgaatgttttgtgtacatgtacctgtttgtgccacatgtgtgcctgatgcctgtggaggccagaagagggtattggataccctagaactgcagttacagatggttttgagctaccatatgggtgttggaagttgaacctgtgtcctctataAGAGTAGCATGGGTctgatcctcagttcaaaaaaagaaaaaagaaaaaaaaaaaagtagcaattgctcttacccactgagccaactctagAGCCCATTTGtattttaagatagagtctcattCTGTAACTtaggctgaccttaaattcaTTGCAGTCCACCTACCTCAGGTGGGATTttaaggagaggacaggagagaacgTTGTAAGATGCTTatacagtaaataaatgaaaaacagataatgggccttttttgttgttgctgtttaaaTTTTTGGTTAGGTGCAGGGAAGAAATGTTGGGTCTTTGTTTGCTGCCCCACACCCCCAGGCCCCTTGTTACATTTGACACAGTACTGAGTATACAGTAAGCACTTAGTAGATTCTGATTCTGATTAGGTGATTGCACCTGTCCAGTTAGTATCATAGATTATAGTTGTATGATAGCATGTAGGTAGGCTAAGGAAATGGGTGATTAAAAGCTTTCAGCTTGGGTTTCTGCATAGGAAATAACACTTTACCTAGCTAGAACCCAAAGGAAGGAGCTGTTATGCCAAACAAATCAACCCTGAAGTGCATTTGGGTCAGAAATTCTAGAAAAGTAGATGTGTCATCAGTGAATATGAGTACAAGGTTCTGGAGAGGGGTGAGCTTGTATCTACTTAGATAGCCTCTAAAAATGCTTAAATTTTATCTTGAATATATTTCTcatactcatttaaaaaatttttaagttatatttatttgtggttttggAGGGTGGTGCCTgagtgccatggcatgcatgtggagttgGTTATGTCTTTCCCTTGTATGGGTCCCTGGGTTAAATTCAGGTTGcctcctttacctactgagccaccttgctgacACTTACTCCTGTTCTTGATGCCTTCTATCTCCGCCTTTCTGATACCTCCCTGGGTCATAGTATATTGGGACAGGTTTTCTTGGATGTGGGTGACACATTGGCTGTGATACGAAGTCCCTGTATATGACTTATAGTAAGTCACAGAAAATCTTTTGCTGTATTAGACATTCTGTGCAAAAATTTGCTTCTTTGATGCTTCTAAGAAAGTTGGGTGATTCTTAACCTTTTCTTGGGTTTTATTCAAGTACTCTTTCAGCATGCCCTAGGTAGAAGATTTTGTCCTTTGTAAGGGTTCTATGACCTCCAGGGTAAAGTGTAACAGAAAGATGGAAGGCAGATAAGTTACTGATTTACAAATGGTGAGACCACCAACTTCCTTTTCTGTAAGCAATGACCAGAGTATGCACAGTCCTAGTGCCCCCTTCTGATCTGTCTAGACACTTCACCAGGAGGTTTTATCTTGTCCTCCTTGCCAGAGATGGCACACAGATAGGGTCAGTGACTGAAGACTCCCTGCTTAATcctcttcttctggtctcttaCCAGGACATCAATAGCCTCAACAAACAAATTGCTCAGCTTCAAGATTTTGTGAGGGCCAAGGGCAGCCAGAGTGGCCGGCATCTGCAGACGCATTCCAACACCATTGTAGTTTCCTTGCAGGTAGGAGCCTGGGGATGGAAAGAGTGAGGAAGGGGATGACAAAGTATCTTCTTTGAATTACCCAGTTGTCCTTGCTTTTTGTAGTCAAAACTGGCTTCCATGTCCAATGACTTCAAATCAGTTTTAGAAGTGAGGACTGAGGtaagtgggatctgtgggtgggtAGGAATTTGCAGTATGGACCcaggaggaaaaggggaagggaCAGGTTACCCAGAGTCATAAGGTTAACACACCCACTCTCCAGAGACTCAGGACCTTTGCATTTCCCCCAACATCAGAACCTGAAACAGCAGAGGAACCGCCGGGAACAGTTCTCTCGGGCACCAGTGTCGGCCCTGCCCCTTGCCCCCAACCACCTTGGTAAGTCAGAGGCAATATGGGAGGTCTAGGAGCTAAGTTCTCTGGCTGTGGTGGCATCTTCTAAACTATAGAGTCTAAAGGCAGGTATGGAGTAGGAGAATGGAAGGGCCAGGATGGTGCTAGGCATTATCTCAGAGGACAAATCAGTTTGGAGTTTCATGATCCACACTTAATTCCTGTCTTCTCATGGCAGTGAATACAGACATATTTAGAAGAATGAGCGTGTCTGACATTTTGTATACTTTGTCACACACTCTCTTAATTTTCTCAGCCTTTCTTTAGAAAGCAGCTAttattagctccattttagagataaggaaactgagactcGGATTAGTCTGTCCAGGGCTGGTTATAAACCTAGTGCCAGTGAATTTTGAATAGTTTTTAGAGCTCGGGTCTCatgtagcttgggctggcctCCACCTTGTTATTAGCCGAGGACTGACTGGCCTGACCCTCCTACTTCCACATCCCTATTGCTAGTGTAACAGGCACATGTCACTATGCCCTGCttgaattgtttttgttgttgttgttgtgagacagtgtctctctatgtagtcttggctgtccaggaactcactttgtggatcagcctcaaattcagagatcctttTGCCTTAGCCTCAGGAGTacagagattaaagacatgtgccaccatgccaggccctgAACCTGCTTTTAATCATTAAAATGTGTCCTGTCCTGTTTCTTCCCCAGGGGGTGGTCCTATAGTTTTGGGAGCAGAGTCCCGAGCCTCCAGAGACGTGGCCATCGACATGATGGACTCTAGGACAAGCCAGCAGCTTCAGCTCATTGACGAGCAGGTAACCAGGCTCAAATCCACAGGATCAGGTCCTCTGTTGTCTTCTGTTCCCCCGAGTGTTTGGAGTGTGTCGTGGTGAAAGGGTCTTAAAAACTCAGGCTCTAGTTCATGGTGCTTTCTTCTTCTGAAGGATTCCTACATCCAGAGTCGGGCAGACACCATGCAGAACATTGAATCTACAATCGTTGAGCTGGGCTCCATTTTTCAGCAGTTGGCACACATGGTTAAAGAACAGGAGGAAACTATTCAGAGGTGAGGCACTCTCACCCCATATAGTGGAGCTTTCTCTCCTCCATGGATTAGCATCTTGAAGTTCCCAGGGACAGCTTGGTGGGCTTTGGAAGAGTAAGTGAAATTCTTCCCACCCACGAGTCCTAATTCACCTGCTTCTACTCAATAAGAGTATATTGGGCCTAatgtggtggcgtatgcctttaatcccagcactctagagacagaagcaggcagatctctgttagtttgaggccaacctgatctacatagtaagttccaagacagtcagggagggctgcatagagagacccttttttttttttctttccccctcaagacagggtttctctgtgaaacagtcctggctctaattcacagagatccacctacctctgcctcccaagaactgggattaaaggtgtgtaccaccgccacctggcgagagaccattttttaaaaaaagaaaagaaaaaaaatgacttgagGGCCTGGAAGTACAGCTTGGTTTGTAGAGTTTGCCAACCATAGATGAAGGCTTAGGATCGGTCTTCAGAATcatagaaaaaaggaaagaaagcagctgGTGGTACCACctagctggctcagtgggtataggAACTTTCTGCACAAGCCTGGTGGTATGAGCTTGATCGCTGCAGTCAGGTAAGGATGACGGAGAGACCAGCGCCACAGAGGTGACTTGTGACTGCTACATTTGTGTCCTCCCTCCCCtagtaatgaataaaataaataaataaataccccaaacaaaacacagcTGAGAAGGAGCACACTGTGccacatttattcattcattcattcactcattcatttgtttgtttattcagttttcatctatttatttgtttgaatttttcaagtgtagttagagttttcctgcctggcccagtcaggacaaatctctcttacccgccagtcccacagtcgctcagacccaaccaagaaagcacacagaaacgtatattgtttagaaactgtatggctgtggcaggcttcttgttatctacttcttctatcttaaattaactcatttctgttagtctatactttgccacatggcttgtggcttaccagtgtctttacatgttgcttttcatggcggcggctggtggtgtctctccccagtcttctacttcccagaattctctactctcttgtcccgcctatacttcctgcctggccactggccaatcagaactttatttacacagagcaatatcca
Protein-coding regions in this window:
- the LOC118594664 gene encoding testis-expressed protein 54-like; this encodes MGCCQDKDHQTSDERGREEGREEGNDVDLDNTGRRKQRSNESLLITVLWRRLSMFSRRGSSRSSKRLSDQTQKQDSQIQERKREGSHKEPEKG
- the Stx5 gene encoding syntaxin-5, which codes for MIPRKRYGSKNTDQGVYLGLSKTQVLSPETAFRSSSDIAPSPTPVALVPSPPDTMSCRDRTQEFLSACKSLQSRQNGIQTNKPALRAARQRSEFTLMAKRIGKDLSNTFAKLEKLTILAKRKSLFDDKAVEIEELTYIIKQDINSLNKQIAQLQDFVRAKGSQSGRHLQTHSNTIVVSLQSKLASMSNDFKSVLEVRTENLKQQRNRREQFSRAPVSALPLAPNHLGGGPIVLGAESRASRDVAIDMMDSRTSQQLQLIDEQDSYIQSRADTMQNIESTIVELGSIFQQLAHMVKEQEETIQRIDENVLGAQLDVEAAHSEILKYFQSVTSNRWLMVKIFLILIVFFIIFVVFLA